A region of Vigna radiata var. radiata cultivar VC1973A chromosome 6, Vradiata_ver6, whole genome shotgun sequence DNA encodes the following proteins:
- the LOC106764346 gene encoding early nodulin-75-like yields the protein MYPKNILVLLLPFLLVASSLAILPSSSPENSDSTPHSHPKPPDHNKPSPPHIENGHHDKPPPHTEDASDDGIPPHHGKPPHGKPPSHMEDASYISKPPHHGKPPHHGKPPHHGKPPPHGDKPQYMENTSYDDKLTHPDSIPIRHEPPHHDKPPPMETTEELPPKEQQGTKIPHPRPGHGGHNVESTNFRPIDPPGSD from the coding sequence ATGTATCCCAAAAACATCCTAGTCTTACTGCTACCATTTCTTTTGGTTGCAAGCTCCCTTGCAATTCTCCCATCCTCTTCACCAGAAAACAGTGATAGTACACCACACTCACATCCCAAACCACCAGATCATAATAAACCATCACCACCACATATTGAAAACGGCCATCATGATAAACCACCACCACACACGGAAGATGCATCAGATGACGGTATACCACCACATCATGGTAAACCACCACATGGTAAACCACCATCACACATGGAAGATGCATCATATATCAGTAAACCACCACATCATGGTAAACCACCACATCATGGTAAACCACCACATCATGGTAAACCACCACCACATGGTGATAAACCACAATACATGGAAAATACATCATACGACGATAAATTAACACATCCTGATAGCATACCAATTCGTCATGAACCACCACATCATGATAAGCCACCGCCCATGGAAACCACAGAGGAGTTGCCACCGAAGGAGCAACAAGGCACAAAAATTCCACATCCGAGGCCTGGACATGGTGGTCATAACGTGGAATCAACCAACTTTCGACCAATTGATCCACCAGGTTCCGATTAG